A region from the Medicago truncatula cultivar Jemalong A17 chromosome 6, MtrunA17r5.0-ANR, whole genome shotgun sequence genome encodes:
- the LOC11415075 gene encoding probable metal-nicotianamine transporter YSL7 isoform X1: MAHNNEHEDRVVDNGFELEQHHHHQHVHDVDDEHKLSQQKGSSKRLLKEEEASIEKVFKHLLVPSWRNQLTIRAFVVSFFLSVLFSFIVMKLNLTTGIIPSLNVSAGLLGFFFVKTWTKFLEKSDMLKQPFTRQENTVIQTCVVASSGIAFSGGFGSYLFGMSEHVATQSSDTSDFKDPKLGWIIAFLFVVSFLGLFSVVPLRKIMVIDFKLTYPSGTATAHLINSFHTPQGAKLAKKQVKLLGKFFSFSFLWGFFQWFYTASDGCGFQAFPSLGLKAYENKFYFDFSTLYIGVGMICPYIINVSVLLGGVLSWGVMWPLIETREGHWYKKGLGPSNLQGIQGYRVFIAIAMILGDGLYNFVKVLTHTLLGLYSQLRDKRREDALPVADQDSPSSPELSYDDQRRKQLFLKDQIPTLFAVSGYVAIAAISTATLPYIFPQLKWYYILVIYLIAPTLAFCNAYGCGLTDWSLASTYGKLAIFSIGAWAGASHGGVLASLAACGVMMNIVATASDLMQDFKTGYLTLASPRSMFVSQIIGTTMGCIISPCVFWIFYKAFPDLGTHKSQYPAPYAIVYRNMAILGVQGFSSLPDNCLLLCYIFFGAAIVVNLIKDLVGKVGRFIPLPMAMAIPFYLGPYFAIDMCVGSLILFIWEKVDKAKADAFAPAVASGLICGDGIWTLPASILALFGVKPPICMKFLSRSTNDRVDTFLGN; this comes from the exons ATGGCACATAATAATGAGCATGAAGATAGGGTAGTTGACAATGGTTTTGAGttagaacaacatcatcatcatcaacatgttcatgatgttgatgatgaacaTAAATTGTCACAACAAAAAGGTTCTAGTAAAAGGTtgttgaaagaagaagaagcttcTATTGAGAAAGTGTTTAAGCACTTGTTAGTACCATCATGGAGGAATCAGTTAACTATAAGAGCTTTTGTAGTTAGCTTTTTTCTTAGTGTACTTTTTAGTTTCATTGTTATGAAACTTAATCTTACTACTGGAATTATACCTTCACTTAATGTCTCTGCTGGTCTTTTGGGATTTTTCTTTGTCAAAACTTGGACTAAGTTTTTGGAAAAATCTGATATGTTGAAACAACCTTTTACTAGACAAGAAAATACTGTTATTCAGACTTGTGTTGTTGCTTCTTCCGGAATTGCTTTTAGTG GAGGATTTGGAAGTTACCTATTTGGTATGAGTGAACATGTAGCCACTCAATCCTCAGACACTAGTGATTTTAAGGATCCTAAGTTGGGATGGATAATTGCTTTTCTCTTTGTTGTTAGCTTTTTGGGACTCTTCTCAGTTGTGCCTCTTAGAAAG ATAATGGTTATTGACTTCAAATTAACATATCCAAGTGGTACTGCAACTGCTCATCTCATCAACAGCTTCCACACTCCTCAAGGAGCCAAACTAGCAAA GAAGCAAGTGAAATTGTTGGGAAAATTCTtcagttttagtttcttatggGGTTTCTTTCAATGGTTCTATACAGCTTCTGATGGGTGTGGATTTCAAGCCTTCCCTTCATTAGGACTCAAAGCATATGAAAACAA gttttattttgatttttctacaCTTTATATTGGTGTGGGAATGATTTGTCCATATATCATTAATGTATCAGTTCTCCTTGGAGGAGTTCTTTCTTGGGGAGTAATGTGGCCTCTCATAGAAACCAGAGAGGGTCATTGGTACAAAAAAGGCCTTGGTCCCAGCAACCTTCAAGGAATCCAAGGTTACAGG GTATTTATAGCCATAGCCATGATCCTTGGAGATGGTCTATACAACTTTGTTAAGGTGCTAACTCATACCTTATTGGGTTTGTATAGTCAACTCCGGGACAAACGAAGGGAAGATGCTCTACCTGTCGCGGATCAAGACTCTCCCTCGAGTCCTGAGTTATCTTACGACGATCAGCGCCGGAAACAACTCTTTCTTAAAGATCAGATTCCTACATTGTTTGCAGTTAGTGGATATGTTGCTATTGCTGCAATCTCTACAGCCACATTGCCATACATCTTCCCTCAACTAAAATGGTATTACATACTTGTTATATACCTAATTGCTCCAACCTTAGCATTTTGCAATGCCTATGGTTGTGGACTAACAGATTGGTCCCTAGCATCAACCTATGGAAAACTAGCCATTTTCTCAATCGGAGCATGGGCTGGTGCATCACATGGTGGAGTTCTTGCTAGTCTTGCAGCCTGTGGAGTCATGATGAACATCGTTGCGACAGCTTCTGATCTTATGCAAGATTTCAAAACCGGCTACCTTACCCTGGCTTCGCCGCGATCTATGTTTGTGAGCCAAATAATCGGCACAACAATGGGGTGTATAATTTCACCTTGTGTCTTTTGGATTTTCTACAAAGCATTTCCTGACCTAGGAACACATAAAAGTCAATACCCTGCTCCCTATGCAATTGTGTACCGCAACATGGCGATACTTGGAGTACAAGGATTCAGTTCTTTACCGGATAATTGCCTCTTGCTTTGTTATATATTCTTTGGTGCCGCGATTGTTGTAAACTTGATTAAGGATTTGGTTGGTAAGGTAGGGAGGTTCATACCACTTCCAATGGCTATGGCAATACCTTTCTATTTAGGACCTTATTTTGCCATTGACATGTGTGTTGGAAGTTTGATATTGTTTATTTGGGAAAAGGTTGACAAGGCTAAGGCTGATGCTTTTGCACCTGCTGTTGCTTCTGGTTTGATATGTGGTGATGGAATTTGGACTCTTCCTGCTTCAATACTTGCTCTTTTTGGAGTTAAGCCTCCCATTTGCATGAAGTTCTTGTCAAGGTCCACGAATGATAGGGTTGATACTTTCTtaggaaattaa
- the LOC11415075 gene encoding probable metal-nicotianamine transporter YSL7 isoform X2 — MSEHVATQSSDTSDFKDPKLGWIIAFLFVVSFLGLFSVVPLRKIMVIDFKLTYPSGTATAHLINSFHTPQGAKLAKKQVKLLGKFFSFSFLWGFFQWFYTASDGCGFQAFPSLGLKAYENKFYFDFSTLYIGVGMICPYIINVSVLLGGVLSWGVMWPLIETREGHWYKKGLGPSNLQGIQGYRVFIAIAMILGDGLYNFVKVLTHTLLGLYSQLRDKRREDALPVADQDSPSSPELSYDDQRRKQLFLKDQIPTLFAVSGYVAIAAISTATLPYIFPQLKWYYILVIYLIAPTLAFCNAYGCGLTDWSLASTYGKLAIFSIGAWAGASHGGVLASLAACGVMMNIVATASDLMQDFKTGYLTLASPRSMFVSQIIGTTMGCIISPCVFWIFYKAFPDLGTHKSQYPAPYAIVYRNMAILGVQGFSSLPDNCLLLCYIFFGAAIVVNLIKDLVGKVGRFIPLPMAMAIPFYLGPYFAIDMCVGSLILFIWEKVDKAKADAFAPAVASGLICGDGIWTLPASILALFGVKPPICMKFLSRSTNDRVDTFLGN; from the exons ATGAGTGAACATGTAGCCACTCAATCCTCAGACACTAGTGATTTTAAGGATCCTAAGTTGGGATGGATAATTGCTTTTCTCTTTGTTGTTAGCTTTTTGGGACTCTTCTCAGTTGTGCCTCTTAGAAAG ATAATGGTTATTGACTTCAAATTAACATATCCAAGTGGTACTGCAACTGCTCATCTCATCAACAGCTTCCACACTCCTCAAGGAGCCAAACTAGCAAA GAAGCAAGTGAAATTGTTGGGAAAATTCTtcagttttagtttcttatggGGTTTCTTTCAATGGTTCTATACAGCTTCTGATGGGTGTGGATTTCAAGCCTTCCCTTCATTAGGACTCAAAGCATATGAAAACAA gttttattttgatttttctacaCTTTATATTGGTGTGGGAATGATTTGTCCATATATCATTAATGTATCAGTTCTCCTTGGAGGAGTTCTTTCTTGGGGAGTAATGTGGCCTCTCATAGAAACCAGAGAGGGTCATTGGTACAAAAAAGGCCTTGGTCCCAGCAACCTTCAAGGAATCCAAGGTTACAGG GTATTTATAGCCATAGCCATGATCCTTGGAGATGGTCTATACAACTTTGTTAAGGTGCTAACTCATACCTTATTGGGTTTGTATAGTCAACTCCGGGACAAACGAAGGGAAGATGCTCTACCTGTCGCGGATCAAGACTCTCCCTCGAGTCCTGAGTTATCTTACGACGATCAGCGCCGGAAACAACTCTTTCTTAAAGATCAGATTCCTACATTGTTTGCAGTTAGTGGATATGTTGCTATTGCTGCAATCTCTACAGCCACATTGCCATACATCTTCCCTCAACTAAAATGGTATTACATACTTGTTATATACCTAATTGCTCCAACCTTAGCATTTTGCAATGCCTATGGTTGTGGACTAACAGATTGGTCCCTAGCATCAACCTATGGAAAACTAGCCATTTTCTCAATCGGAGCATGGGCTGGTGCATCACATGGTGGAGTTCTTGCTAGTCTTGCAGCCTGTGGAGTCATGATGAACATCGTTGCGACAGCTTCTGATCTTATGCAAGATTTCAAAACCGGCTACCTTACCCTGGCTTCGCCGCGATCTATGTTTGTGAGCCAAATAATCGGCACAACAATGGGGTGTATAATTTCACCTTGTGTCTTTTGGATTTTCTACAAAGCATTTCCTGACCTAGGAACACATAAAAGTCAATACCCTGCTCCCTATGCAATTGTGTACCGCAACATGGCGATACTTGGAGTACAAGGATTCAGTTCTTTACCGGATAATTGCCTCTTGCTTTGTTATATATTCTTTGGTGCCGCGATTGTTGTAAACTTGATTAAGGATTTGGTTGGTAAGGTAGGGAGGTTCATACCACTTCCAATGGCTATGGCAATACCTTTCTATTTAGGACCTTATTTTGCCATTGACATGTGTGTTGGAAGTTTGATATTGTTTATTTGGGAAAAGGTTGACAAGGCTAAGGCTGATGCTTTTGCACCTGCTGTTGCTTCTGGTTTGATATGTGGTGATGGAATTTGGACTCTTCCTGCTTCAATACTTGCTCTTTTTGGAGTTAAGCCTCCCATTTGCATGAAGTTCTTGTCAAGGTCCACGAATGATAGGGTTGATACTTTCTtaggaaattaa